In Bacillota bacterium, a single genomic region encodes these proteins:
- a CDS encoding sigma factor produces the protein MATPAISPRLARLWKRFRKTRSPEIREQLILEYAPLVKHVAGRLAVMLPPYVEFDDLVSYGMFGLVEAVERFDF, from the coding sequence CTGGCGACGCCTGCCATATCGCCGAGGCTGGCGCGGCTGTGGAAGAGGTTCAGGAAGACGCGCTCGCCCGAGATCCGGGAGCAACTCATCCTGGAGTACGCGCCGCTGGTGAAGCACGTGGCGGGGCGCCTGGCCGTCATGCTGCCGCCGTACGTGGAGTTCGACGACCTGGTGAGCTACGGGATGTTCGGGCTCGTGGAGGCGGTGGAGCGGTTCGACTTCG